A genomic stretch from Thermomonospora umbrina includes:
- a CDS encoding enoyl-CoA hydratase/isomerase family protein encodes MIPMSYAEVIEQARREERELVVLERHREHAVVRLDDPGKLNVLSAAMTVRLRETLATVLADPGIRAVVLTGTDPGFCTGGDLRVMREATRRLADPADEAGSTIPWRFIRSQFGGIARLIAGSDTPVVAAVNGPAAGVGLAMALACDMIIASERAVLVPAFGRLGLLPEVGTSWFLTRRLGHQRAFEFYVTGEHVPAARALELGLVNEVVPHEELAGRAGEWCERMAALPEHALAMVKPLLRQTMDMTWEQSLVMEEYAEPNCFTTKAFADAVETMLER; translated from the coding sequence ATGATCCCCATGTCCTATGCCGAGGTCATCGAGCAGGCACGCAGGGAGGAGCGGGAGCTCGTCGTCCTCGAACGGCACCGTGAGCACGCGGTGGTGAGGTTGGACGACCCCGGGAAGCTCAACGTGCTCAGCGCCGCCATGACGGTCCGGCTCCGCGAGACGCTGGCGACGGTGCTGGCCGATCCCGGGATCCGGGCGGTGGTGCTGACCGGGACGGACCCGGGGTTCTGCACGGGCGGCGACCTGCGGGTGATGCGGGAGGCCACGCGGCGGCTGGCGGATCCGGCCGACGAGGCGGGGTCGACGATCCCGTGGCGGTTCATCCGGAGCCAGTTCGGCGGGATCGCCCGGCTCATCGCGGGGAGCGACACCCCGGTGGTCGCGGCCGTGAACGGGCCGGCGGCGGGTGTGGGGCTGGCGATGGCGCTGGCCTGCGACATGATCATCGCGTCCGAGCGGGCGGTGCTGGTACCCGCGTTCGGGCGGTTGGGGCTGCTGCCCGAGGTGGGGACGAGCTGGTTCCTGACGCGGCGGCTCGGGCACCAACGGGCGTTCGAGTTCTACGTGACGGGCGAGCACGTCCCGGCGGCGCGGGCGCTGGAGCTGGGGCTGGTGAACGAGGTCGTGCCGCACGAGGAGCTGGCGGGCCGGGCCGGGGAGTGGTGCGAGCGGATGGCGGCGCTGCCCGAGCACGCGCTCGCCATGGTGAAGCCGCTGCTGCGCCAGACCATGGACATGACGTGGGAGCAGTCCCTGGTGATGGAGGAGTACGCGGAGCCCAACTGCTTCACCACCAAGGCGTTCGCCGATGCCGTGGAGACGATGCTCGAGCGCTGA
- a CDS encoding TetR/AcrR family transcriptional regulator, translating to MTGRERILEAALRCFGRDGVAATPLGRLLAESKVSAGSFYHHFSGKEEVAATLYTETLGRYQQGFLRELRLHGEPRAAVVASVAFHIAWCGANRDRARFLFTERPPGAGRHGGEEFVAQNRAFFEEVRSWWRLHEHHGALLPLDFTTAHVLWLGPAQELCRLWLTERVPEPSEEQIATLGEAAWRCLRTPNPEKGVRP from the coding sequence ATGACGGGTCGGGAGCGGATCCTGGAGGCCGCGCTGCGGTGCTTCGGCCGGGACGGGGTGGCGGCGACGCCGCTCGGGCGGTTGCTCGCGGAGAGCAAGGTCAGCGCCGGGAGCTTCTACCACCACTTCTCCGGCAAGGAGGAGGTCGCCGCCACGCTCTACACGGAGACGCTGGGCCGGTATCAGCAGGGCTTCCTTCGTGAGCTGCGGTTGCACGGGGAGCCCCGGGCGGCCGTCGTCGCGAGTGTGGCGTTCCACATCGCCTGGTGCGGGGCCAACCGGGACAGGGCGCGCTTTCTGTTCACCGAGCGGCCGCCGGGGGCCGGTCGGCATGGCGGCGAGGAGTTCGTCGCGCAGAACCGAGCCTTCTTCGAGGAGGTCAGGTCCTGGTGGCGGCTCCACGAGCACCACGGTGCGCTGCTGCCCCTGGATTTCACGACGGCGCACGTTCTGTGGCTCGGGCCCGCGCAGGAGCTGTGCCGGCTGTGGCTGACCGAGCGCGTTCCGGAGCCGTCCGAGGAGCAGATCGCGACCCTGGGGGAGGCCGCCTGGCGCTGCCTCCGCACGCCGAACCCCGAGAAAGGAGTGCGTCCATGA
- a CDS encoding NAD(P)/FAD-dependent oxidoreductase produces MNNDHRIVVLGAGYTGMLAAIRLAHRTRRTAVRITLVNPSARFTERLRMHQVAAGQELAEHRIPDLIDGTGIAFVQGAATAIDPDARTVAIDDGAVTLHYDTLVYALGSATDTSLVPGADVHAYTLNGPQIAARFAARLDEVAAAGGTVAVCGGGLTGIEAATEIAEAHPGLRVTLISRDTPGTMMGDKARAHLHKVFDRLGISVRTGTAITKVLPDAVHLADGELVPSDATLWTTGVKVPPLAAEAGIAVDDRGMVLVDATLRSVSHPDIRPIGDAAAVRMPWGRIHGTCQSGIPTAQYTADAITRELRGRRVKPFRFGYIHQPVSLGRRDAVIQFTRADDTPRRAYLKGRLAALYKETVSSSPVPVYRLSRRMNVRAQVSKGGRATRVPAA; encoded by the coding sequence ATGAACAACGACCACCGCATCGTCGTCCTCGGGGCCGGGTACACGGGCATGCTCGCCGCGATCCGGCTGGCGCACCGGACCCGGCGCACCGCCGTGCGGATCACGTTGGTCAACCCGTCGGCGCGGTTCACCGAGCGCCTGCGGATGCACCAGGTCGCCGCCGGCCAAGAGCTGGCCGAGCACCGCATCCCCGACCTGATCGACGGGACCGGCATCGCGTTCGTTCAGGGCGCGGCCACGGCCATCGACCCCGACGCCCGCACCGTGGCGATCGACGACGGCGCGGTCACCCTGCACTACGACACCCTGGTGTACGCCCTGGGCAGCGCGACCGACACCAGCCTGGTCCCGGGGGCCGACGTGCACGCGTACACGCTCAACGGCCCGCAGATCGCGGCGCGGTTCGCCGCCCGGCTGGACGAGGTCGCAGCGGCCGGCGGCACCGTCGCGGTCTGCGGCGGCGGCCTGACCGGCATCGAGGCGGCCACCGAGATCGCCGAGGCGCATCCCGGGCTGCGCGTCACGCTGATCAGCCGCGACACCCCCGGCACGATGATGGGCGACAAGGCGCGCGCCCATCTCCACAAGGTGTTCGACCGGCTGGGCATCTCCGTCAGGACGGGCACCGCGATCACCAAGGTCCTGCCCGACGCCGTGCACCTCGCGGACGGTGAGCTCGTCCCCTCGGACGCGACCCTATGGACCACGGGCGTCAAGGTGCCCCCGCTGGCCGCCGAGGCCGGGATCGCCGTGGACGACCGAGGCATGGTCCTGGTCGACGCGACGCTGCGTTCGGTGTCCCACCCCGACATCCGCCCCATCGGCGACGCCGCCGCCGTCCGGATGCCCTGGGGACGGATCCACGGCACCTGCCAGAGCGGGATTCCCACCGCCCAGTACACCGCCGACGCCATCACCCGGGAACTGCGCGGCCGGCGCGTCAAGCCGTTCCGCTTCGGCTACATCCACCAGCCGGTCAGCCTCGGCCGCCGCGACGCCGTCATCCAGTTCACCCGCGCCGACGACACCCCGCGCCGCGCCTACCTCAAGGGCCGCCTCGCCGCCCTCTACAAGGAGACGGTCAGCAGCAGCCCCGTCCCGGTGTACCGGCTCAGCAGGCGCATGAACGTCCGCGCCCAGGTGTCCAAGGGCGGCCGAGCCACGCGAGTGCCGGCGGCCTGA
- a CDS encoding RNA polymerase sigma-70 factor: MSDETSGPDPYLEHRRLLFATAYRMLGTVTDAEDVLQDTWLKWDAVDASTIQNAKAYLVRMVTNLSLNRLTSARATRETYVGPWLPEPLLTSPDTALDVEMADTVSTAMLVVLETLSPVERAVFVLREVFGYSHAEIADTLDRPEATVRQISHRARKHVEARRPRFDTDPDRRAEVTERFMAACSGGDLNAVMELLAPDVTAWSDGGGKVTAARRPLHGADHVARWFIGVLAKPESTGLTLRTATINGELGIVALLGDVPIGAATYDIADGRIRNLRLQGNPDKLKGLSPL, translated from the coding sequence ATGAGCGACGAGACGTCCGGCCCCGATCCCTATCTCGAGCACCGTCGGCTGCTGTTCGCCACGGCCTACCGCATGCTGGGAACGGTCACCGACGCCGAGGACGTCCTTCAGGACACCTGGCTGAAGTGGGACGCGGTGGACGCCTCCACGATTCAGAACGCCAAGGCCTATCTGGTGCGGATGGTCACCAATCTGTCGTTGAACCGGCTCACCTCCGCCCGCGCCACCCGCGAGACCTATGTCGGCCCCTGGCTCCCCGAGCCGTTGCTCACCTCCCCCGACACCGCCCTGGACGTCGAAATGGCCGACACCGTCTCCACCGCCATGCTGGTGGTGCTGGAAACCCTCAGCCCCGTCGAACGCGCGGTGTTCGTGCTCCGCGAGGTCTTCGGCTACTCCCACGCGGAGATCGCCGACACCCTCGACCGCCCCGAGGCGACCGTCCGCCAGATCTCCCACCGCGCCCGCAAGCACGTCGAGGCCCGCCGCCCCCGCTTCGACACCGACCCCGATCGTCGCGCCGAGGTCACCGAACGGTTCATGGCGGCCTGTTCGGGCGGCGACCTGAACGCGGTCATGGAACTGCTCGCCCCGGACGTGACCGCCTGGTCCGACGGCGGCGGCAAGGTCACCGCCGCCCGCCGCCCGCTGCACGGCGCGGACCACGTCGCCCGCTGGTTCATCGGCGTCCTGGCCAAGCCGGAATCGACCGGCCTCACCCTTCGCACCGCCACCATCAACGGCGAACTGGGCATCGTGGCCCTCCTCGGAGACGTCCCCATCGGAGCCGCGACCTACGACATCGCCGACGGACGCATCCGCAACCTGCGCCTACAGGGAAACCCGGACAAGCTCAAGGGTCTTTCCCCGCTCTGA
- a CDS encoding SigE family RNA polymerase sigma factor: MSSDDEYTAYVMSRLLWLRRVAYLLCQDWSRADDLVQTAITRLYVNWRRASRADNLDAYARTVLVRVFLSEQRTGWWKRVSVTSTTPETFIDVVDLDVALDLEQALAALAPRQRATVVLRYYCDLSVEDTATALGCSPGTVKSQTSRALTALRRTLEFEGNPL; the protein is encoded by the coding sequence GTGTCGAGCGACGATGAGTACACGGCCTACGTCATGTCGCGGCTCCTCTGGCTGCGGCGCGTCGCCTACCTGCTCTGCCAGGACTGGAGCCGCGCCGACGACCTCGTCCAGACGGCCATCACCCGCCTTTACGTCAATTGGCGGCGGGCCTCTCGCGCCGACAACCTCGACGCGTACGCGCGTACGGTCCTGGTCCGCGTCTTCCTGTCCGAGCAGCGAACGGGCTGGTGGAAACGGGTCTCCGTCACCTCGACCACACCCGAGACGTTCATCGACGTGGTGGACCTCGACGTGGCGCTCGACCTGGAACAGGCCCTCGCGGCCCTCGCGCCGCGCCAGCGCGCCACGGTAGTGCTGCGCTACTACTGCGACCTGTCCGTCGAGGACACCGCGACCGCTCTCGGATGCAGCCCCGGAACGGTCAAGAGCCAAACCTCCCGTGCGCTGACGGCGCTGCGCCGCACGCTGGAATTCGAAGGAAACCCGCTGTGA
- a CDS encoding MFS transporter has translation MRKWGPLAAVCIGAFMLLVDVTIVTVALPDMATGLETSFSSLQWVMDVYALVLAALLLGSGSLADLIGRRRVYVLGLVVFAVASLACGLAPNAGTLIAARGVQGLGAAAMFATTMALINSVYRGRDRGVAFGIWGAVNGAAAAAGPIIGGLLVSPFGWRAVFLVNLPVSVLAIVLALRAVPESSDPHARRVDVPGTVTFTAGAAGLTYGLIRAGELGWTAASVVWPLAAGAVALVLFVVVEIRRPDPMLDLRLFRSSSFAALMVASALMTFAAFAYSPFLSLWLQSVLELSAIQAGLVFLPLSAVAFVVAGAGGRLVHEASPRPVIGIGLLLIGAGMAGQAVLTEDSGWAAILVGLAVVGVGVGLATPVVSSAAMAAVPVERSGMAAGAANSFRQLGFALGVAVLGGVFRDGMTRSLDGETPDPDAVAHALTGGRAQAVIAQDPGAAPLVRGAFADGLNVTMLVAGVAGVVAGLIVLAFVRRTAPAPAPAVPARTS, from the coding sequence ATGCGCAAGTGGGGGCCGTTGGCGGCCGTCTGCATCGGCGCGTTCATGCTGTTGGTCGACGTCACGATCGTGACGGTCGCGTTGCCGGACATGGCGACCGGGCTGGAGACGTCCTTCTCCTCCCTGCAATGGGTGATGGACGTGTACGCGCTGGTCCTCGCGGCCCTGCTGCTCGGCAGCGGGTCGCTGGCCGACCTGATCGGGCGGCGGCGGGTGTACGTGCTGGGCCTGGTGGTGTTCGCCGTCGCGTCCCTGGCCTGCGGGCTGGCCCCCAACGCCGGGACGCTGATCGCGGCGCGCGGAGTGCAGGGTCTCGGGGCGGCGGCGATGTTCGCCACCACCATGGCCCTGATCAACAGCGTGTACCGGGGGCGGGACCGCGGGGTGGCCTTCGGGATCTGGGGCGCGGTGAACGGGGCCGCCGCGGCGGCCGGGCCCATCATCGGCGGGCTGCTGGTGTCGCCTTTCGGCTGGCGGGCGGTGTTCCTGGTGAACCTGCCGGTGAGCGTGCTCGCCATCGTGCTCGCGCTGAGGGCGGTGCCCGAGTCCTCCGACCCCCACGCCCGTCGGGTGGACGTGCCGGGGACGGTGACCTTCACGGCGGGGGCCGCGGGGCTCACGTACGGGCTTATTCGGGCAGGTGAGCTGGGCTGGACGGCGGCGTCGGTGGTCTGGCCGTTGGCGGCGGGCGCCGTGGCGCTGGTGTTGTTCGTGGTGGTGGAGATCCGGCGTCCCGATCCGATGCTCGATCTGCGGTTGTTCCGCAGTTCGTCGTTCGCCGCGTTGATGGTCGCTTCGGCGCTGATGACGTTCGCGGCGTTCGCCTACAGCCCGTTCCTGTCGCTGTGGCTGCAGTCGGTGCTGGAGCTGAGCGCGATCCAGGCGGGCCTGGTGTTCCTGCCGCTGAGCGCGGTGGCGTTCGTGGTGGCGGGCGCCGGCGGGCGGCTCGTGCACGAGGCGTCGCCGCGGCCCGTGATCGGGATCGGCCTGCTCCTCATCGGCGCGGGCATGGCCGGTCAGGCCGTGCTGACCGAGGACTCCGGGTGGGCCGCGATCCTCGTGGGCCTGGCGGTCGTCGGTGTCGGGGTCGGTCTGGCCACTCCCGTGGTGTCGTCGGCGGCGATGGCGGCCGTTCCGGTGGAGCGCAGCGGGATGGCCGCCGGGGCGGCGAACAGCTTCCGTCAACTCGGGTTCGCGCTCGGGGTGGCGGTGCTCGGCGGTGTGTTCCGCGACGGGATGACGCGTTCGCTGGACGGCGAGACCCCGGACCCGGACGCCGTGGCACACGCCCTGACCGGCGGGCGGGCCCAGGCGGTGATCGCCCAGGACCCCGGTGCGGCCCCGCTGGTCCGGGGTGCGTTCGCCGACGGCCTCAACGTCACGATGCTCGTCGCGGGTGTCGCCGGCGTGGTCGCGGGCCTGATCGTGCTCGCCTTCGTCCGGCGTACGGCTCCGGCCCCCGCCCCGGCCGTGCCCGCCCGGACGTCGTAG
- a CDS encoding AsnC family transcriptional regulator: protein METATVDDLDRRILHALGLDGRASFSRIATLLDVSDQTVARRYRRLRTRGVARVVGLCDLRRTGGCQWWVRLQCTPGAAPAIAAALARRPDTTWVQLLSGGTEILCGVQTVTSEIREPLLLDRLPRSSRITSVAAYSLLHTFAGGMMNDGLELLGALTEEQVRRFAPTPRPPVDDVPTELDDLDRSLFAVLAKDARLTHAELAVLVGWSESTVRRRMERLEETGVLYYDLEIDTAMLGLHACAWLWLAVHPSALAAVGTAIARHPETAFAAATTGPTNLAASIVCRDIASLYRHLSERVGTLEGVQHVETVPIVRTVKQGGAVLPNLGTRPSVAS, encoded by the coding sequence ATGGAAACCGCCACCGTGGACGACCTCGACCGGCGTATCCTCCATGCCCTCGGTCTGGACGGCCGGGCCTCGTTCAGCCGGATCGCCACGCTCCTCGACGTCTCCGACCAGACCGTCGCCCGCCGCTACCGCCGACTCCGGACCCGGGGCGTGGCGCGCGTCGTGGGCCTGTGCGATCTGCGGCGCACGGGCGGCTGCCAATGGTGGGTCCGACTCCAGTGCACGCCCGGCGCGGCCCCCGCCATCGCCGCCGCGCTGGCCCGCCGTCCGGACACCACCTGGGTGCAGTTGCTGTCGGGCGGCACCGAGATCCTGTGCGGCGTCCAGACGGTCACCTCGGAGATCCGGGAGCCGCTGCTGCTGGACCGGCTGCCCCGCAGCAGCAGGATCACCTCGGTGGCGGCGTACTCGCTGCTGCACACGTTCGCGGGCGGCATGATGAACGACGGGCTCGAGCTCCTCGGAGCCCTCACCGAGGAGCAGGTACGGCGTTTCGCCCCGACCCCGCGCCCTCCGGTGGACGACGTCCCCACCGAGCTGGACGATCTGGACCGTTCCCTGTTCGCCGTCCTGGCCAAGGACGCCCGCCTCACCCACGCCGAGCTGGCCGTGCTGGTCGGCTGGTCGGAATCCACCGTCCGCCGCCGGATGGAACGGCTCGAGGAGACCGGCGTCCTGTACTACGACCTGGAGATCGACACGGCGATGCTCGGCCTGCACGCCTGCGCCTGGCTGTGGCTGGCCGTCCACCCGTCCGCCCTGGCCGCCGTCGGCACGGCGATCGCCCGGCACCCCGAGACCGCCTTCGCCGCCGCCACCACCGGCCCGACCAACCTGGCCGCCTCGATCGTCTGCCGCGACATCGCGTCCCTCTACCGCCACCTGAGCGAACGCGTCGGCACCCTGGAGGGCGTCCAGCACGTCGAGACCGTCCCGATCGTCCGCACGGTCAAACAGGGCGGGGCCGTGCTCCCCAACCTGGGCACCCGCCCTTCGGTCGCGAGTTGA
- a CDS encoding nuclear transport factor 2 family protein, which yields MDRFDHGWRTGAWDPFLAMLTEHFSFWFPEGAWRGRHEGERGRRAIEEWARFHAENGNRVTGTRRSVAPLGGARVLYEYDTRGSSPSTEGYLNWETVIVEVRGDRIAALHEYWGNVPPTS from the coding sequence ATGGATCGCTTCGACCATGGATGGCGCACCGGCGCATGGGATCCGTTCCTCGCCATGCTCACCGAGCACTTCTCGTTCTGGTTCCCGGAAGGCGCGTGGCGGGGACGCCATGAGGGCGAACGGGGCCGGCGGGCCATTGAGGAATGGGCGCGTTTTCACGCCGAGAACGGCAATCGTGTGACGGGCACCCGCCGTTCCGTCGCCCCGCTCGGCGGGGCCAGGGTCCTGTACGAGTACGACACCCGGGGCTCGTCCCCGTCGACCGAGGGGTACCTCAACTGGGAGACCGTCATCGTGGAGGTGCGCGGCGACCGGATCGCCGCCCTGCACGAGTACTGGGGCAACGTCCCCCCGACCTCCTGA